One Pasteurella dagmatis DNA segment encodes these proteins:
- a CDS encoding L-cysteine desulfidase family protein, translating to MKALLQQLEQRILDNVKQEVVPALGCTEPISLALASAVARTYLGKAPERIEAKVSANLMKNGMGVTVPGTGTVGLPMAAAIGALGGDAEGGLEVLRKITAEQVAQAKQMLVNNAVNVGIAQCDQLLYSEANLYAEGDWVRVCIEEHHTNIVHIEKNGEVIFHKNSQSAVENTQDFFNYLNSEDIFNFAMEVDLEKIEFISQAAELNTALSEEGLRNDYGLHIGRTLQKQISRGLISDDLLSRITIATTAASDARMGGANLPAMSNSGSGNQGITATMPTVVVARHINASHEQLVRALFLSHLMAIYIHSKLPKLSALCAVSTAAMGSCAGVAWLLTGKFSTISMALSSMIGDISGLICDGAANSCAMKVSTSVNSSYKSILMAMDDSYVTGNEGIVEHNIDRSIKNLCDLASRSMQYTDRQVIEIMVAKPKG from the coding sequence ATGAAAGCACTTTTACAACAACTTGAACAACGAATTTTAGATAATGTAAAACAAGAAGTCGTTCCAGCGCTTGGTTGTACCGAACCTATTTCCCTCGCTCTTGCTTCTGCAGTCGCACGCACTTATTTAGGAAAAGCACCAGAGCGGATTGAGGCGAAAGTATCTGCAAATTTAATGAAAAATGGAATGGGGGTGACTGTACCGGGTACGGGGACAGTTGGCCTACCAATGGCTGCTGCGATTGGGGCGCTTGGCGGTGATGCGGAAGGTGGTTTGGAAGTATTGAGAAAGATTACAGCCGAACAAGTGGCACAGGCTAAACAAATGTTAGTCAATAATGCAGTGAATGTTGGCATTGCACAATGTGATCAGTTGTTATACTCCGAAGCGAATCTTTATGCGGAAGGCGATTGGGTGCGTGTGTGTATTGAAGAACATCACACTAATATTGTGCATATAGAGAAAAATGGCGAAGTGATTTTTCATAAAAATAGCCAAAGTGCGGTCGAAAATACGCAAGATTTTTTCAACTATCTTAACAGTGAAGATATTTTCAATTTTGCAATGGAAGTGGATCTTGAAAAGATTGAATTTATTTCACAAGCTGCTGAACTGAACACTGCACTATCTGAAGAAGGTTTACGTAATGACTACGGCTTACATATTGGGCGTACATTACAGAAGCAAATTAGTCGTGGCTTAATTAGTGATGACTTGCTAAGTCGTATCACAATTGCGACAACGGCTGCTTCAGATGCACGTATGGGGGGGGCAAATTTACCTGCAATGAGTAATTCTGGCTCGGGTAATCAAGGTATTACTGCAACAATGCCGACTGTGGTGGTGGCTCGTCATATTAATGCAAGCCACGAACAATTAGTGCGTGCTTTATTCTTATCACACTTAATGGCGATTTATATTCACAGTAAATTACCAAAACTGTCCGCGCTTTGTGCGGTAAGTACTGCTGCGATGGGGAGTTGTGCGGGTGTCGCATGGTTGCTCACGGGTAAATTTAGCACTATTAGTATGGCTTTAAGTAGTATGATTGGCGATATCAGTGGTTTAATTTGTGATGGTGCAGCGAATAGCTGTGCAATGAAAGTTTCCACCAGTGTGAATTCAAGCTATAAGTCGATTCTAATGGCAATGGATGATTCTTATGTAACAGGTAATGAAGGGATAGTGGAACATAATATTGATCGTTCTATTAAGAATTTATGTGATTTAGCTTCACGCAGTATGCAATATACGGATCGTCAAGTGATCGAAATTATGGTGGCAAAACCAAAAGGCTAA
- a CDS encoding MgtC/SapB family protein encodes MKSAVEFFNLFLVSTHFYILAKMAMAMLLGGIIGFERELKRKPVGVKTCVIIAVTTCVLTIVSIQAAEHYAQVSENIRTDPMRLAAQVISGIGFLGAGVILRKSNDAISGLTTAAIIWAAAGIGIASGAGFFFDAIIATMMILVAVRLSPIVQSLVRRKNNIRKTKITIQLNTPNAIGKITDILISNNYRVDSLNVKDLPNTDDVRLNVRCLITDKMMLQNLYLLLKNEPEVVSVDLEG; translated from the coding sequence ATGAAATCTGCTGTTGAATTTTTTAATCTTTTTCTTGTATCTACTCATTTTTATATCTTGGCAAAAATGGCTATGGCGATGTTGCTAGGTGGTATTATTGGTTTTGAGCGTGAGTTGAAACGTAAGCCCGTTGGGGTAAAAACTTGCGTGATTATTGCAGTGACGACTTGTGTATTGACCATTGTCTCCATTCAAGCAGCTGAGCATTATGCGCAAGTGTCTGAAAATATTCGTACTGATCCAATGCGTTTGGCTGCACAAGTCATCAGTGGGATTGGTTTCTTAGGTGCGGGCGTGATTTTACGTAAAAGTAATGATGCTATTTCAGGTTTAACTACTGCAGCGATTATTTGGGCAGCCGCAGGGATTGGTATTGCAAGCGGTGCAGGCTTCTTCTTTGATGCGATTATTGCGACAATGATGATTTTGGTTGCTGTGCGTTTAAGCCCAATTGTGCAGAGTCTAGTTCGCCGTAAAAATAATATCCGTAAAACGAAAATTACAATTCAACTCAATACGCCTAATGCTATTGGCAAAATCACGGATATTCTGATTAGTAATAACTACCGTGTCGATAGTTTAAACGTGAAAGATCTACCGAATACTGACGATGTACGCTTAAACGTTCGTTGTCTAATCACCGATAAAATGATGTTACAAAATTTGTATTTATTACTAAAAAATGAACCTGAAGTGGTGAGTGTGGATTTAGAAGGGTAG
- a CDS encoding FGGY-family carbohydrate kinase → MNYYLGIDCGGTFIKAALFDTSGKMFGCVRENVQMISEQAGYAERDMNELWQVCATVIRKTIAHSQIDPKRIKGVGISAQGKGAFLLDKQNQPLGRAILSSDQRALHIVKQWQKEGIPEKLYPITRQTLWTGHPVSILRWIKENEPERYQNISSVLMSHDYLRFCLTGELFCEETNISESNLYNMEAGQYDPELADLLGLTGIIDKLPPVIAANKIAGHVTPEAAKLTGLAEGTVVVGGLFDVVSTALCANLDDETKLNAVLGTWSVVSGVTTNIDNQQTLPFVYGRYAQSDKFIIHEASPTSAGNLEWFVKQWQLDYQYINQAVSELAPAKSSVLFVPFLYGSNAGLGMQAGFYGIQSHHTQAHLLQAIYEGVLFSLMYHLNRMKQRFPQATYLRVTGGPTKSKIWLQMLADFTGMTLEVPQIEETGCLGAALMAMQGLGEQANVFEKQSMLSIQPNPDHFEAYQHKYQRYQQLTDALKAML, encoded by the coding sequence GTGAATTATTACTTAGGCATAGATTGTGGAGGCACCTTTATCAAGGCTGCCCTATTTGATACTTCAGGGAAAATGTTTGGTTGTGTCCGTGAGAATGTACAAATGATTAGCGAACAAGCGGGCTATGCCGAACGTGATATGAACGAACTTTGGCAAGTATGTGCAACGGTGATTCGAAAAACAATTGCACATAGCCAAATTGACCCCAAACGAATTAAAGGAGTAGGTATTTCCGCCCAAGGCAAAGGCGCATTCTTGTTAGATAAGCAAAATCAACCACTTGGACGAGCAATATTATCTTCCGACCAACGGGCTTTACACATTGTGAAACAATGGCAAAAAGAAGGCATTCCAGAAAAGCTATATCCAATCACACGCCAAACATTGTGGACTGGTCACCCCGTTTCTATTTTGCGTTGGATTAAAGAAAATGAACCTGAACGTTATCAAAATATTAGTTCAGTCTTAATGTCTCATGACTATTTACGTTTCTGTCTAACCGGTGAGTTATTCTGTGAAGAAACCAATATTTCTGAATCCAACTTATACAATATGGAAGCAGGACAATACGATCCTGAACTTGCAGATTTATTAGGATTAACGGGCATTATCGATAAACTTCCACCAGTGATTGCTGCTAATAAAATTGCAGGTCATGTTACACCTGAAGCGGCCAAACTAACAGGATTAGCAGAAGGTACGGTTGTAGTTGGTGGACTTTTTGATGTCGTTTCGACCGCACTTTGTGCCAACCTTGATGATGAAACCAAACTCAATGCAGTCCTAGGCACATGGTCTGTAGTCAGTGGTGTTACAACAAATATCGACAATCAACAAACCTTGCCTTTTGTATATGGTCGCTATGCACAATCTGACAAGTTTATTATTCACGAAGCTAGCCCAACCTCCGCGGGTAATCTCGAATGGTTCGTTAAACAATGGCAATTAGACTACCAATATATTAACCAAGCTGTGAGTGAGTTAGCACCTGCGAAAAGCTCCGTTTTATTCGTACCATTTTTATATGGCTCTAATGCAGGTTTAGGAATGCAAGCTGGCTTCTATGGTATTCAATCACATCATACGCAAGCACATTTACTGCAAGCTATTTATGAGGGTGTGCTATTCAGTTTGATGTATCACCTCAACCGAATGAAACAACGTTTTCCGCAAGCAACGTATCTACGTGTGACTGGTGGACCGACTAAATCGAAAATTTGGCTACAAATGCTGGCAGACTTCACAGGAATGACTTTAGAAGTACCACAAATTGAGGAGACGGGTTGTTTAGGTGCTGCATTAATGGCAATGCAAGGTTTAGGCGAGCAAGCAAATGTTTTCGAAAAACAATCAATGTTGAGTATTCAGCCAAATCCAGACCATTTCGAGGCTTACCAACATAAATATCAACGCTATCAACAGCTAACAGACGCTCTGAAAGCAATGCTTTAA
- the napF gene encoding ferredoxin-type protein NapF encodes MNLKRDNSQNQRDERYYEAYLNYHKVSRRGLLRGLLGGTERAIKQEKRLKNRPPFAAKESLFMDICNGCGDCSNACPYGLIRLDNGKPVLEIDFSACDFCAKCAQVCPTHALHIAFPADTELRPVFGSNCLSKKGQSCTECQQKCPQNAISIQQNNLSISQYCNGCGECKISCFVNAIMLEPAYER; translated from the coding sequence ATGAACCTCAAAAGAGATAATTCACAAAATCAACGAGATGAGCGCTATTATGAAGCTTATTTAAACTATCATAAGGTGTCTCGTCGTGGATTATTGCGTGGATTATTAGGTGGTACAGAACGTGCGATTAAACAAGAAAAACGCCTAAAAAACCGACCGCCCTTTGCTGCTAAAGAAAGTCTGTTTATGGATATTTGTAATGGCTGTGGTGATTGTAGCAACGCTTGCCCTTATGGTCTAATCCGATTAGACAATGGCAAGCCAGTATTAGAAATTGATTTTTCTGCTTGTGATTTTTGTGCCAAATGCGCACAAGTTTGCCCAACTCACGCTTTACATATTGCATTTCCAGCAGACACAGAACTACGTCCTGTTTTTGGCTCAAACTGTTTATCTAAAAAAGGACAGTCTTGTACCGAATGTCAGCAAAAATGCCCTCAAAATGCAATTTCTATCCAACAAAATAATCTTTCAATTAGTCAATATTGTAACGGCTGTGGTGAATGTAAAATTAGCTGTTTTGTGAATGCCATTATGCTAGAGCCTGCTTATGAACGCTAA
- the tkt gene encoding transketolase, protein MATRKELANAIRFLSMDAVQKAKSGHPGAPMGMADIAEVLWRDFLKHNPTNPKWFDRDRFILSNGHGSMLIYSLLHLTGYDLSIDDLKQFRQLHSKTPGHPEYGYAPGVETTTGPLGQGITNAVGFAIAEKTFAHQFNRPGHDIVDHYTYVFLGDGCLMEGISHEACSLAGTLGLGKLIAFYDDNNISIDGHVDGWFTDDTQKRFESYGWHVIPAIDGHNSEQIIDAVKKAQAEKEKPTLIICKTIIGFGSPNKSNSHDSHGAPLGDDEIALTRQALNWEHAPFEIPADIYAEWDAKAKGDKAEKAWSEKFAAYAKAYPELAAEFTRRVNAELPANWAAESQAFIEKLQANPASIASRKASQNAIEAYAKLLPEFLGGSADLASSNLTLWSGSKPIRAVENADGNYINYGVREFGMSAIMNGIALHGGFIPYGATFLMFMEYAHNAVRMAALMKQRSLFVYTHDSIGLGEDGPTHQPVEQTAALRLIPNLETWRPCDQVESAVAWKAAVERKDGPSALIFTRQNLAQMDRTSEQLANVARGGYVLRQCCEKGDCPDLILIATGSEVELAMKAADVLDAEGVKVRVVSMPSTNVFDKQDAAYRESVLPSNVTKRVAIEAGIADFWYKYVGFNGRVVGMNSFGESAPADQLFKLFGFTVENVVAKAKEIL, encoded by the coding sequence ATGGCAACTCGTAAAGAACTTGCAAATGCTATCCGTTTTTTAAGTATGGATGCCGTACAAAAAGCAAAATCAGGTCACCCTGGTGCACCAATGGGAATGGCAGATATTGCGGAAGTATTATGGCGTGACTTCTTAAAACACAATCCAACTAATCCAAAATGGTTCGATCGCGACCGCTTCATACTGTCGAATGGCCATGGCTCAATGTTAATTTATAGCTTACTGCATTTAACTGGCTATGATTTGTCTATTGATGATTTAAAACAATTCCGTCAGTTGCATTCTAAAACACCAGGCCACCCTGAATATGGTTATGCACCTGGTGTCGAAACCACAACCGGACCTTTAGGACAAGGGATTACTAATGCCGTGGGTTTTGCGATCGCAGAGAAAACTTTTGCACATCAATTTAACCGTCCAGGTCACGACATTGTTGACCACTATACTTACGTATTCTTAGGCGACGGTTGCTTAATGGAGGGGATCTCACACGAAGCTTGTTCATTAGCTGGGACGTTAGGTTTAGGTAAATTAATCGCATTTTACGATGACAATAACATCTCTATTGATGGTCATGTTGATGGATGGTTTACTGATGATACCCAAAAACGCTTCGAATCTTATGGCTGGCATGTCATTCCTGCAATTGATGGTCACAACTCTGAACAAATCATTGATGCAGTGAAAAAAGCACAAGCAGAAAAAGAAAAACCGACTTTAATTATTTGTAAAACTATCATTGGTTTCGGCTCACCAAACAAATCAAATTCACACGATTCTCACGGTGCACCATTAGGTGATGATGAAATCGCATTAACTCGTCAAGCATTAAATTGGGAGCACGCACCGTTTGAAATTCCAGCAGATATCTATGCTGAATGGGATGCAAAAGCAAAAGGCGATAAAGCAGAAAAAGCGTGGAGTGAGAAATTTGCTGCTTATGCAAAAGCATATCCTGAATTAGCAGCAGAGTTCACTCGTCGAGTAAACGCTGAATTGCCAGCAAATTGGGCTGCAGAATCGCAAGCATTCATCGAAAAATTACAAGCTAACCCAGCAAGCATTGCAAGCCGTAAAGCATCACAAAATGCAATCGAAGCTTACGCAAAATTATTACCTGAATTCTTAGGTGGTTCAGCTGACTTAGCAAGCTCAAACTTAACATTATGGTCGGGTTCAAAACCAATTCGTGCCGTTGAAAACGCTGATGGTAACTATATCAATTACGGTGTACGTGAATTCGGTATGTCTGCAATTATGAATGGTATTGCATTACACGGTGGTTTCATTCCTTACGGTGCAACGTTCTTAATGTTTATGGAATATGCACACAATGCAGTACGTATGGCTGCATTAATGAAACAGCGTTCATTATTCGTTTACACCCACGACTCTATTGGTCTTGGTGAGGACGGTCCAACACACCAACCTGTTGAGCAAACTGCAGCATTACGTTTAATTCCAAATCTTGAAACTTGGCGTCCTTGCGATCAAGTAGAATCAGCTGTCGCTTGGAAAGCTGCAGTAGAGCGTAAAGATGGCCCAAGTGCATTGATCTTTACTCGTCAGAACTTAGCACAAATGGACCGCACTTCTGAACAATTAGCAAATGTAGCACGTGGTGGGTATGTATTACGTCAATGCTGTGAAAAAGGTGACTGTCCGGATTTAATCTTAATCGCAACGGGTTCTGAAGTAGAATTAGCAATGAAAGCAGCAGATGTGTTAGATGCAGAAGGCGTGAAAGTCCGCGTAGTTTCTATGCCAAGCACCAATGTGTTCGACAAACAAGATGCAGCATATCGTGAAAGTGTCTTACCTAGCAATGTGACTAAACGTGTTGCTATCGAAGCAGGTATCGCTGATTTCTGGTACAAATACGTTGGCTTTAATGGTCGTGTAGTGGGTATGAATAGCTTTGGTGAATCAGCACCTGCTGATCAATTATTCAAACTATTCGGCTTCACCGTAGAAAATGTCGTAGCGAAAGCAAAAGAAATTCTTTAA
- a CDS encoding SMP-30/gluconolactonase/LRE family protein: protein MLSAKLEVYDPRFYQLVGAEATLEELFDKAIWAEGPTWLHEQQAVIFSDVKGNTMYRWTEQQGTAVFRQPSQFANGNTVDAKGNLITCEHGRRGISVTDRDNNVRLLVDKIDGKQLNSPNDVVVKSDGTIWFTDPPYGILSDAEGKKSPSEIIGCYVYCYDPKTDEINIATFHVMRPNGLAFSADERQLVVADMSSVEFKTAGLHHLVVFDVEGKQLHNRKTIAEITPGIPDGFCIDKNNVIYCSCETGLLILLIDGTLLGRVLLDKTTSNCTFGSDQKTLFITATNSLYRLTFK, encoded by the coding sequence ATGTTATCAGCAAAACTTGAGGTTTATGACCCTCGTTTTTACCAACTTGTGGGCGCTGAAGCCACATTAGAAGAATTATTCGATAAGGCAATTTGGGCAGAGGGTCCAACTTGGTTACACGAACAACAAGCGGTGATTTTTAGTGATGTCAAAGGCAACACAATGTACCGCTGGACAGAGCAACAAGGCACGGCTGTCTTCCGCCAACCGTCGCAATTTGCAAATGGCAATACGGTAGATGCCAAAGGCAATCTTATCACTTGTGAGCACGGTCGCCGAGGCATTAGTGTTACCGATCGTGACAATAATGTACGTTTGTTAGTCGATAAGATCGATGGGAAACAACTTAATTCACCGAATGATGTCGTGGTGAAATCAGACGGCACGATTTGGTTTACTGATCCGCCTTACGGAATTTTGAGTGATGCAGAGGGGAAGAAATCACCAAGTGAGATCATCGGCTGTTATGTGTATTGCTACGATCCAAAAACAGATGAAATCAATATCGCAACTTTCCACGTAATGCGCCCGAATGGTTTGGCATTTTCGGCCGATGAAAGGCAGTTAGTAGTTGCAGATATGTCTTCAGTGGAATTTAAAACAGCTGGTTTGCATCATCTCGTTGTGTTTGATGTGGAGGGTAAACAACTGCATAACCGCAAAACCATTGCGGAAATTACACCGGGCATTCCTGATGGTTTCTGTATTGATAAAAATAATGTGATTTATTGTAGCTGCGAAACAGGTCTACTGATTTTATTAATAGATGGCACATTATTAGGACGTGTTTTACTCGATAAAACCACATCTAACTGTACTTTTGGATCAGACCAAAAAACATTGTTTATTACAGCAACGAATAGTCTGTATCGTTTAACATTCAAATAA
- a CDS encoding DMSO/selenate family reductase complex B subunit — MEQYGFYFDSERCTGCKTCELACKDYKDLGTDVNYRRIYEYCGGDWQQDTKGCWNQNVFSYYMSISCNHCDNPACVTVCPTGAMHKNADGFVIVNEDICIGCRYCHMACPYDAPQYDVVKGHMTKCDGCYSRVKEGQKPICVDACPLRALDFAPIVELREKYGEQASIAPLPPADLTAPNLVVKTNKHSRPSGDTSGFLANPREV; from the coding sequence ATGGAACAATATGGTTTTTATTTTGATTCAGAACGCTGTACAGGCTGTAAAACTTGCGAATTAGCCTGTAAGGATTATAAAGATCTCGGCACTGATGTGAATTACCGCCGTATTTATGAATACTGTGGTGGGGATTGGCAGCAAGATACAAAAGGTTGTTGGAATCAAAATGTCTTTAGTTATTATATGTCGATTTCTTGTAACCACTGCGATAATCCAGCGTGTGTAACGGTCTGTCCAACAGGGGCAATGCATAAAAATGCAGATGGCTTTGTGATTGTGAACGAAGATATTTGTATCGGTTGCCGTTATTGCCATATGGCGTGTCCTTATGATGCACCACAATATGATGTAGTAAAAGGTCATATGACAAAATGTGATGGTTGCTATTCTCGAGTAAAAGAAGGACAAAAACCAATCTGTGTAGATGCTTGCCCATTGCGCGCATTAGATTTTGCACCAATTGTTGAATTAAGAGAAAAATACGGAGAACAAGCTTCCATTGCACCATTACCACCAGCAGATTTAACTGCACCGAATTTAGTGGTAAAAACCAATAAACACTCACGCCCGAGTGGCGATACTAGCGGTTTCTTAGCAAACCCAAGAGAGGTGTAA
- a CDS encoding pyridoxal phosphatase: MDYQVIAFDLDGTLLNSKGQILTSSKAAIQRCINKGFKVVLVTGRHHTAAYPYYHELNLTTPMICCNGTYVYQPQTDSVLSANPLSFEQARTIIQLAEKYGMHLLMYSRNEMNYSSLNEHMRKFSKWVESCPEAIRPKIREVSDFNGLLKDGEIIWKFVISHPDRDLMQATVNALPSSEFSCEWSWFDRADIANRGNTKGTRLLELLNSWRIDPQAVVAFGDNHNDISMLSAVGLGIAMGNAETEVKECAKLVTLSNDEEGIASVLASILIKSTYE, from the coding sequence ATGGATTATCAAGTTATTGCTTTTGATCTTGACGGCACTTTGTTAAACAGTAAAGGACAGATTCTTACCTCTAGTAAAGCTGCAATTCAACGCTGTATTAATAAAGGCTTCAAGGTGGTTTTAGTCACTGGTCGACACCATACCGCAGCCTATCCTTATTATCATGAATTAAATTTAACCACTCCGATGATCTGCTGCAATGGTACTTATGTTTATCAACCTCAAACAGATAGTGTATTGTCGGCAAATCCGTTATCTTTTGAACAAGCTCGCACCATTATTCAATTAGCTGAAAAATACGGAATGCATTTGTTAATGTATTCGCGCAATGAGATGAATTACTCTTCATTAAATGAGCATATGCGCAAATTTTCTAAATGGGTTGAAAGTTGCCCTGAAGCAATTCGACCTAAAATCCGTGAAGTATCCGATTTTAATGGACTGTTAAAGGATGGAGAAATCATCTGGAAGTTTGTGATTAGCCATCCTGATCGTGATTTAATGCAAGCAACAGTGAATGCCTTACCAAGCTCAGAATTTAGCTGTGAATGGTCTTGGTTTGACCGTGCAGACATTGCAAACCGTGGCAATACTAAAGGTACTCGATTATTAGAGTTACTAAATTCTTGGCGAATTGACCCACAAGCAGTAGTTGCTTTTGGCGATAATCACAATGATATTTCAATGCTCAGTGCTGTTGGTTTGGGGATCGCAATGGGTAACGCTGAAACAGAAGTAAAAGAATGTGCAAAATTAGTCACTCTTAGCAATGATGAAGAAGGTATTGCTTCCGTTTTGGCTTCTATTCTGATTAAATCAACCTATGAATAA
- a CDS encoding dimethyl sulfoxide reductase anchor subunit family protein, giving the protein MNGLHELPLVIFTVLAQSVVGAFLLFSMVLFTTQDKFYRAYVHKAMFILLAMLGVGFIASLAHLGSPFRAFNSLNRVGESMLSNEIASGALFFAIVGLYWLLSVFDKLPKVFGSLLLVLASAVGLLFMYMMNMVYHISTVPTWDSHFTTWGFYLTVILSGFTLGYALLHTERPGGNSVSWVPTVVSIAALVAAVVSMCQGFALGDIVTSVQKATALVPDFATLTALRFTLIGLAVVCLFYAVHKPSSIVTKIFAVLCILVGEMIGRTLFYGLHMTAGMAIGA; this is encoded by the coding sequence ATGAACGGATTACACGAATTACCTTTAGTGATTTTTACGGTATTAGCGCAATCTGTTGTAGGCGCATTTTTACTGTTCTCAATGGTGTTATTTACTACACAAGATAAGTTTTATCGGGCTTATGTACACAAAGCGATGTTTATTTTATTGGCGATGTTAGGCGTGGGCTTTATTGCTTCTCTGGCACATTTAGGTTCGCCATTCCGTGCATTTAATTCATTAAATCGCGTAGGTGAATCAATGCTGAGTAATGAAATTGCCAGTGGAGCATTATTCTTCGCAATCGTGGGCTTATATTGGCTATTGTCTGTGTTCGATAAATTACCCAAAGTTTTTGGCAGTTTATTATTAGTGCTTGCTTCAGCAGTTGGCTTATTGTTTATGTATATGATGAATATGGTTTACCATATTTCAACTGTACCAACGTGGGACTCTCACTTCACTACTTGGGGGTTCTACCTCACTGTGATTTTATCGGGCTTTACACTTGGTTATGCATTGTTGCATACGGAACGCCCAGGTGGCAACTCAGTTTCTTGGGTGCCAACGGTGGTATCAATCGCTGCATTAGTTGCGGCCGTTGTGTCAATGTGTCAAGGTTTTGCATTAGGCGATATAGTGACTTCTGTGCAAAAAGCGACCGCACTTGTACCTGATTTTGCAACGTTAACTGCACTACGTTTTACTTTAATTGGTTTAGCGGTTGTATGCCTATTCTATGCGGTACATAAACCAAGCTCAATCGTGACAAAGATTTTTGCTGTGTTATGTATTTTGGTGGGAGAGATGATTGGCCGTACCCTATTTTATGGCTTACATATGACTGCAGGCATGGCAATTGGAGCATAA
- a CDS encoding L-ribulose-5-phosphate 3-epimerase, with amino-acid sequence MRKHKLGIYEKALPKNISWQDRLSIAKACGFDFVEISIDETDERLARLDWSKKERINLVKAMINTGVTIPSMCLSGHRRFPFGSRDEATRQKAYEIMQKAIQLAVDLGIRTIQLAGYDVYYEEQDEGTIQRFQQGLEWAVELAASHQVTIAVEIMDTQFMSSISRWKKWDDIIKSPWFTVYPDLGNLSAWNDNVVEELKLGIDKISAIHLKDTYKVTETCKGQFRDVPFGEGCVDFVQCFKTLAELNYRGAFLIEMWTEKAEEPIAEIIKARRWIEQKMQEGGFVC; translated from the coding sequence GTGAGAAAACATAAACTAGGTATTTATGAAAAAGCCTTGCCGAAGAATATCAGCTGGCAAGACAGACTCTCTATCGCCAAAGCCTGTGGCTTTGATTTTGTCGAGATTTCTATTGATGAAACCGATGAACGCTTGGCACGCTTAGATTGGAGCAAAAAAGAACGTATCAATCTGGTCAAAGCCATGATAAATACCGGCGTGACCATTCCATCTATGTGTTTATCTGGCCATCGCCGCTTCCCATTTGGTAGCCGTGATGAAGCCACTCGTCAAAAAGCCTATGAGATTATGCAAAAAGCGATTCAGCTCGCCGTAGATTTAGGTATCCGTACCATCCAATTAGCAGGCTACGATGTCTATTACGAAGAGCAAGATGAAGGCACTATTCAACGTTTCCAACAAGGTTTAGAATGGGCTGTTGAGCTCGCAGCAAGTCATCAAGTCACCATCGCAGTAGAAATTATGGATACCCAGTTTATGAGCTCCATTAGCCGTTGGAAAAAATGGGATGATATTATTAAATCCCCTTGGTTTACTGTCTATCCTGATTTAGGCAATCTTTCAGCGTGGAATGATAATGTCGTAGAAGAATTAAAACTGGGCATAGATAAAATCTCCGCTATTCATTTGAAAGACACTTATAAAGTCACTGAAACTTGTAAAGGGCAATTCCGTGATGTTCCCTTTGGTGAGGGATGTGTGGATTTCGTGCAATGTTTTAAAACATTGGCAGAACTAAATTACCGCGGTGCCTTCTTAATTGAAATGTGGACTGAAAAAGCCGAAGAGCCAATTGCAGAAATTATCAAGGCACGCCGTTGGATTGAACAAAAAATGCAAGAAGGGGGATTTGTATGTTAA